A genomic window from Luteolibacter sp. LG18 includes:
- the cdaA gene encoding diadenylate cyclase CdaA yields the protein MWDFVQKHAGDGVEILILAICIYQVYRAFRATRGAQILVGLGTILVVLTLLAGIFHFEVINWLITRAAALLAFALLVIFQPELRNALAKLGSSRLFSFSSTRRVAFLERFADAVIALSKKRIGALFAIQRSISLKTHLESGVVLDAQFSPELATSVFFPKTPLHDGGMIIADDRVAGAGCVFPVSQRELTDRSLGLRHRAGLGLAEESDAVVVIVSEETGSISICVDGAFHRNLSEKLFREKLSQIFLPSNDPDETEPDQKLDREDPVAPARDRNLVSD from the coding sequence ATGTGGGATTTCGTTCAAAAGCATGCGGGTGACGGGGTCGAGATCCTCATCCTCGCGATCTGCATTTACCAGGTGTACCGGGCCTTCCGGGCGACCCGGGGTGCCCAGATTCTGGTGGGCCTCGGCACGATCCTGGTGGTGCTCACGCTATTGGCGGGGATTTTCCACTTCGAGGTCATCAACTGGTTGATCACCCGCGCGGCCGCCCTGCTGGCTTTCGCTCTGTTGGTGATTTTCCAGCCGGAGCTCCGCAATGCCCTGGCGAAGCTCGGCAGCAGCCGGCTGTTTTCCTTTTCCAGCACCCGCCGGGTGGCCTTCCTGGAGCGTTTCGCGGATGCGGTGATCGCGCTTTCCAAGAAGCGCATTGGCGCGCTGTTCGCCATCCAGCGCAGCATCAGCCTCAAGACCCACCTCGAGAGCGGGGTGGTGCTGGATGCCCAGTTCTCGCCGGAACTCGCCACCAGCGTTTTCTTCCCGAAAACCCCGCTGCACGACGGCGGGATGATCATCGCCGACGACCGCGTGGCCGGGGCCGGCTGCGTGTTCCCGGTCAGCCAGCGCGAGCTGACCGACCGCTCGCTGGGCCTGCGTCACCGCGCGGGGCTCGGTCTGGCGGAGGAGAGCGACGCGGTGGTGGTAATCGTCAGCGAGGAGACCGGTAGTATCTCGATCTGCGTGGACGGGGCCTTCCATCGCAACCTTTCCGAGAAGCTGTTCCGCGAGAAGCTGTCGCAGATCTTCCTGCCCTCCAACGATCCCGATGAAACTGAACCTGACCAAAAACTGGATCGCGAAGATCCTGTCGCTCCTGCTCGCGACCGCAATCTGGTTTCTGATTAG
- the lpxD gene encoding UDP-3-O-(3-hydroxymyristoyl)glucosamine N-acyltransferase, which yields MAFALTLSELARLTGGDIVRGGLASSYSGMAALDAAGPEDISFLGNEKYRPQFLTTQAGAVLVPAGETEGPEGSALIAVENPSFAFGAVVKHFAVSGRPFQPGIHPRAVVDPEAVLDATKVRVQAGAVVMAGASVGDGSDIGPNVVVGEDAVIGRDCKLHANSTVRERCVLGDRVILQPGAVIGSDGYGYEFVNGRHVKIDQVGIVELGDDVEIGSNTSIDRARFGKTVVGEGSKIDNLVQLAHNVVIGKHCLVISQSGIAGSSRLGNYVTVAAQVGMVGHVTVGDKAVLAARTGVTRSLEGGITYYGDPALPFAEGQKLRAYARRLPKLVEDVKALKKAADLK from the coding sequence GTGGCATTTGCCCTCACGCTTTCCGAGCTCGCCCGTTTGACCGGTGGTGACATCGTCAGGGGCGGGCTCGCTTCGTCTTACTCCGGCATGGCGGCGCTCGATGCCGCCGGTCCGGAGGACATCAGTTTCCTCGGAAACGAGAAATACCGCCCTCAGTTCCTGACCACTCAGGCGGGTGCGGTGCTGGTGCCCGCCGGTGAAACCGAGGGCCCGGAAGGATCCGCCCTCATCGCGGTGGAGAATCCGTCGTTCGCTTTTGGCGCGGTGGTGAAACACTTCGCGGTTTCCGGCCGGCCCTTCCAGCCGGGCATTCATCCGCGTGCCGTGGTCGATCCCGAGGCCGTGCTCGATGCCACCAAGGTCCGCGTGCAGGCGGGGGCCGTGGTCATGGCCGGAGCCTCCGTCGGTGATGGCTCGGACATTGGTCCGAATGTCGTGGTCGGCGAGGACGCGGTGATCGGCCGCGATTGCAAGCTCCATGCGAACTCGACGGTCCGCGAACGCTGTGTTCTAGGGGACCGCGTCATTCTCCAGCCGGGTGCCGTGATCGGTTCGGATGGCTATGGCTACGAGTTCGTGAACGGCCGCCACGTGAAGATCGACCAGGTCGGCATCGTGGAGCTCGGCGATGACGTCGAGATCGGCTCGAACACCAGCATCGACCGCGCCCGTTTTGGCAAGACCGTCGTCGGCGAGGGCAGCAAGATCGACAACCTCGTCCAGCTCGCCCACAATGTCGTGATCGGCAAGCACTGCCTGGTGATTTCCCAGTCAGGCATCGCGGGCAGCAGCCGTCTCGGCAACTACGTGACCGTCGCCGCGCAAGTGGGGATGGTCGGCCACGTCACCGTGGGCGACAAGGCGGTCCTGGCCGCCCGCACCGGCGTGACCCGGAGCCTTGAAGGTGGCATCACCTATTACGGCGATCCGGCCTTGCCGTTTGCCGAGGGCCAGAAGCTCCGGGCCTACGCGCGTCGCCTGCCGAAGCTGGTGGAAGACGTGAAGGCCTTGAAGAAGGCGGCGGATCTGAAGTGA
- the sufT gene encoding putative Fe-S cluster assembly protein SufT, protein MQDKILLAREVDAIQIPSGDTITLPAGTEVFITQRLGGTFTVATTQGLARISSKDSDALGVDNEEEQKKHAEAERLKDAPVEEQVWAQLKAVYDPEIPVDIVNLGLVYDCAVEEQDGKQVVTVKMTLTAPGCGMGPVIAADAQAKIMTIDGIDDAKVELVWEPAWNQDMISEEGKMKLGMI, encoded by the coding sequence ATGCAAGACAAGATCCTGCTCGCCCGTGAAGTGGACGCCATCCAGATCCCGAGCGGCGACACCATCACCCTTCCCGCCGGCACCGAGGTGTTCATCACCCAGCGGCTGGGCGGCACCTTCACGGTGGCCACCACCCAGGGCCTGGCCCGTATCTCTTCAAAGGACTCCGACGCCCTCGGGGTGGACAACGAGGAGGAGCAGAAGAAGCACGCCGAGGCCGAGCGCCTGAAGGACGCCCCGGTGGAGGAGCAGGTCTGGGCCCAGCTCAAGGCCGTCTACGACCCGGAAATCCCGGTCGACATCGTCAATCTCGGCCTCGTCTACGACTGCGCCGTCGAGGAGCAGGACGGCAAGCAGGTCGTCACCGTCAAAATGACCCTCACCGCCCCCGGCTGCGGCATGGGCCCGGTGATCGCCGCGGACGCCCAGGCGAAGATCATGACCATCGACGGCATCGACGACGCCAAGGTCGAGCTGGTCTGGGAGCCCGCCTGGAACCAGGACATGATCTCCGAAGAGGGCAAGATGAAGCTCGGAATGATCTGA
- a CDS encoding ABC transporter permease gives MFGLALKMLFGDTAKYLMLVAGLFFATFLIVQQASVFCGLMRWTTATLKNVGAPIYVVEERVEQINEVNPMRDTDLSRVRSVSAVRWAMPLYSGIQRVKRDDGSFKTIQLVGIDPASLAGAPTRMVAGNIEDLRLPNTVIIDELAIEQLSKDKDHPIGIGDRFEINDVEARVVGICKAMRSFIGGPYIWTTYERALQYTPPQRKMLSAVIAAPVDGMSPDEAAAAITRETGLRAYVNREFSKDPNDFNTSTIWWYVRNTGIPFSFGTTVVIGFIVGIAIACQTFYAFVLDNLKHLGALKAMGMSNFRLSLMLIIQAMTVGIIGFGLGLLATSGFAMGAIKHDQPPFYMPWIIPVVAFGVIQVICMVAALMGIIRLSLYEPAMVFRA, from the coding sequence ATGTTCGGCCTCGCGCTCAAAATGCTCTTCGGCGACACCGCCAAGTATCTGATGCTGGTGGCCGGATTGTTTTTCGCGACCTTCCTCATTGTCCAACAGGCTTCGGTGTTCTGTGGCCTGATGCGCTGGACGACGGCCACCTTGAAGAACGTCGGCGCGCCGATCTACGTGGTGGAGGAACGCGTGGAGCAGATCAACGAGGTGAACCCGATGCGCGACACCGATCTCTCGCGGGTGCGCTCGGTTTCCGCAGTGCGGTGGGCGATGCCGCTCTACTCCGGCATCCAGCGCGTGAAGCGGGACGACGGCAGCTTCAAGACGATCCAGCTCGTGGGTATCGATCCCGCCTCGCTCGCCGGTGCACCGACGCGCATGGTCGCGGGCAATATCGAGGATCTGCGGCTGCCGAACACCGTCATCATCGACGAACTCGCGATCGAACAGCTTTCCAAGGACAAGGACCACCCGATCGGCATCGGCGACCGTTTCGAGATCAACGACGTCGAAGCCCGGGTGGTGGGCATCTGCAAGGCGATGCGCTCGTTCATCGGCGGCCCCTATATCTGGACCACCTATGAGCGCGCGCTGCAATACACGCCGCCGCAGCGGAAGATGCTCTCCGCGGTGATCGCCGCGCCAGTGGACGGTATGAGCCCGGACGAGGCGGCCGCCGCGATCACCCGGGAAACCGGCCTGCGCGCCTACGTGAACCGTGAGTTCAGCAAAGACCCGAATGATTTCAACACCTCCACCATCTGGTGGTACGTGCGGAACACCGGCATCCCCTTTTCCTTCGGCACCACGGTGGTCATCGGCTTCATCGTGGGCATCGCGATCGCCTGCCAGACGTTCTACGCCTTCGTCCTGGACAACCTGAAACACCTCGGCGCGCTCAAGGCGATGGGCATGTCCAATTTCCGGCTCAGCCTGATGCTCATCATCCAGGCGATGACGGTGGGCATCATCGGCTTCGGCCTCGGACTGCTGGCCACCTCCGGTTTCGCGATGGGCGCGATCAAGCACGACCAGCCGCCATTCTACATGCCGTGGATCATCCCGGTGGTCGCCTTCGGCGTGATCCAGGTGATCTGCATGGTCGCTGCCCTGATGGGCATCATCCGCCTCAGCCTTTACGAACCCGCCATGGTCTTCCGCGCATGA
- a CDS encoding universal stress protein, which produces MKTIVAALDFSDSTAAVLESAVEHARAFKGTLHLLHVLEAEPAYTAYGFTPDEFPAIHSFQEEARKRAVAKLDELLATVPSDVEARTKLADGSPLHAILEYVAEHSAELVILGTHGHGVVASLLLGSVAEGLIRKAAVPTLVIPVKRS; this is translated from the coding sequence ATGAAAACGATCGTCGCCGCCCTCGATTTCTCGGACTCCACCGCCGCGGTGCTGGAATCCGCCGTGGAACATGCCCGTGCCTTCAAGGGCACCCTCCACCTCCTGCACGTGCTCGAGGCGGAGCCGGCCTACACCGCCTACGGGTTCACCCCGGACGAGTTTCCCGCGATCCATTCGTTCCAGGAGGAAGCCCGGAAGCGCGCGGTGGCGAAGCTGGATGAGCTCCTCGCCACGGTGCCGAGCGACGTCGAGGCCCGCACCAAGCTGGCCGATGGCAGCCCGCTTCACGCCATCCTCGAATACGTGGCGGAACATTCCGCCGAGCTGGTGATCCTGGGCACCCACGGCCATGGGGTGGTCGCGTCCCTGCTGCTCGGCAGCGTCGCCGAGGGGTTGATCCGGAAAGCGGCGGTGCCCACTCTGGTGATTCCGGTCAAACGTTCTTGA
- the panC gene encoding pantoate--beta-alanine ligase encodes MQVIADPAGFRAAATSSGSPLVLVPTMGALHEGHRALIRRARKLAGSTGTVAVSIFVNPIQFDRAGDLAAYPKPLEADLAACEAEGADLIFTPEAGSMYHPDRSVTVTESLLSRHLCGATRPGHFDGVCTVVLKLFLLSGADSAVFGEKDFQQLAIIRRMVRDLDVPVEIIGHPTIREADGLAMSSRNVRLLPDHRADAPRIRQSLLAARDLLATGERSATALLASARAGIEGSTFAKIDYLELVDAETLQPVSEIERPAVLATAVFYGEVRLIDHLTLQP; translated from the coding sequence ATGCAAGTGATCGCAGATCCGGCCGGATTCCGTGCCGCGGCCACCTCCTCCGGAAGCCCGCTCGTCCTGGTCCCGACCATGGGCGCCCTCCACGAGGGCCACCGCGCCCTGATCCGCCGGGCCCGCAAATTGGCGGGTTCCACGGGCACCGTGGCGGTCTCGATCTTCGTCAATCCGATCCAGTTCGACCGCGCCGGCGACCTAGCCGCCTATCCGAAGCCGCTGGAGGCCGACCTCGCCGCCTGCGAGGCCGAGGGAGCCGATCTCATCTTCACCCCGGAGGCCGGGTCCATGTATCACCCGGACCGCTCGGTCACGGTGACGGAATCGTTGCTTTCCCGCCACCTCTGCGGCGCCACCCGCCCGGGCCATTTCGATGGCGTCTGCACCGTGGTCCTGAAGCTGTTCCTGCTCTCCGGCGCGGATTCCGCCGTGTTCGGGGAAAAGGACTTCCAACAGCTCGCCATCATCCGCCGGATGGTCCGGGACCTGGACGTGCCGGTGGAGATCATCGGACACCCGACGATCCGCGAGGCGGACGGGCTGGCGATGTCCTCCCGGAATGTGCGCCTGCTGCCGGACCACCGCGCGGACGCGCCGCGCATCCGCCAATCCCTGCTCGCCGCCCGCGATCTCCTCGCCACGGGGGAGCGCTCCGCCACCGCCCTGCTTGCCAGCGCCCGCGCCGGGATCGAGGGCTCGACGTTCGCGAAAATCGACTATCTGGAGCTGGTGGACGCGGAAACACTCCAGCCGGTGTCCGAAATCGAACGCCCGGCCGTCCTCGCGACCGCCGTGTTCTACGGTGAGGTCCGCCTGATTGACCACCTCACGCTGCAGCCGTGA
- a CDS encoding ABC transporter ATP-binding protein: MSETSRIVVDVRAVEKSFGEGQNRIHVLKHVNLEARTGEILMLVGPSGCGKTTLLSAIAGTLKIDGGEVNVFGQPLHNLSGGALTRFRSKHIGFIFQQFNLIPTLSIAENVSVPLLIQGVSNGAAIKKARAALEAVGLGNRWKERPNKLSGGQQQRVAIARALVHEPPLVICDEPTAALDAQNGEIVLELFRGVARSPDRAVIIVTHDNRIFSYADRIAKMDDGEIVEVHEQSHEVKPHFEHEVAH; the protein is encoded by the coding sequence ATGAGCGAAACGTCCCGCATCGTCGTCGATGTCCGCGCCGTGGAGAAAAGTTTCGGCGAAGGCCAGAACCGCATCCATGTGCTCAAGCACGTGAACCTGGAGGCCCGCACCGGCGAGATCCTGATGCTGGTGGGCCCCTCCGGCTGCGGCAAGACCACGCTGCTCAGCGCGATCGCCGGCACGCTCAAGATCGACGGCGGCGAGGTGAACGTCTTCGGCCAGCCTCTGCACAACCTGTCCGGCGGCGCGCTGACCCGCTTCCGTTCAAAGCACATCGGCTTCATTTTCCAACAGTTCAACCTGATACCCACGCTCAGCATCGCGGAAAACGTGAGCGTGCCCCTGCTGATCCAAGGCGTCTCGAATGGCGCCGCGATCAAGAAGGCGCGCGCGGCGCTGGAAGCGGTGGGGCTTGGCAACCGCTGGAAGGAACGCCCCAACAAGCTCTCCGGCGGCCAGCAGCAGCGCGTGGCCATCGCCCGGGCGCTGGTCCACGAGCCGCCTCTGGTGATCTGCGACGAGCCCACCGCCGCGCTCGACGCCCAGAACGGCGAGATCGTGCTGGAGCTGTTCCGCGGCGTCGCCCGCTCGCCGGACCGCGCCGTGATCATCGTCACCCACGACAACCGCATCTTCTCCTACGCCGACCGCATCGCGAAAATGGACGACGGCGAGATCGTCGAGGTCCACGAGCAATCGCACGAGGTGAAGCCCCATTTCGAACACGAGGTCGCGCATTGA
- a CDS encoding VOC family protein: protein MIKFLHTRIRVKDIDASVAFYEKLGYELTDRKDSPQGNKLAFLGLEGNDVFLELCHSPEYTATCPEDLMHTCLGVPDIVDYCDSLEQGGIEIWPSGWREKFTTGGRKMAFVTDPDGYEVEILERA from the coding sequence ATGATCAAATTTCTCCACACCCGCATCCGCGTGAAGGACATCGATGCCTCCGTGGCGTTCTACGAAAAGCTCGGCTACGAGCTGACCGATCGCAAGGACTCGCCGCAGGGCAACAAGCTCGCGTTCCTCGGCCTGGAGGGCAACGACGTGTTCCTGGAACTCTGCCACTCCCCCGAATACACCGCCACCTGCCCGGAGGACCTCATGCACACCTGCCTCGGCGTGCCGGACATCGTCGACTACTGCGACAGCCTTGAACAGGGCGGCATCGAGATCTGGCCCTCCGGCTGGCGCGAGAAGTTCACGACCGGCGGCCGCAAGATGGCCTTCGTGACCGATCCGGACGGCTACGAGGTCGAAATTCTGGAACGCGCCTGA
- a CDS encoding OmpH family outer membrane protein, producing the protein MTLIRSLLAVVLAASLSGLAAAQEGKLKIATVDMQQLFKEYYRTNDAQKQINIERARIQKDNNDRLTRIRELESNLGTLRKQIEDPAISDQKKQALFKDWQMQQQEGIALDRERREFLQRKNQALNETMVQRMKGILNEIRKLVEEQAKGENYDYVFDKSGLSTSQVPFLLYTKDATDITAGLLKDLNKDAPPESLKPVEDSGKAPLTPDAPGDDK; encoded by the coding sequence ATGACTCTCATTCGTTCCCTTCTCGCGGTGGTTTTGGCCGCCTCCCTTTCCGGCCTCGCTGCCGCCCAGGAAGGCAAGCTCAAGATCGCCACCGTCGACATGCAGCAGCTCTTCAAGGAGTACTACCGCACGAACGACGCGCAGAAGCAGATCAACATCGAGCGGGCCCGCATCCAGAAGGACAACAACGACCGCCTCACCCGCATCCGTGAGCTGGAAAGCAACCTCGGCACGCTGCGCAAGCAGATCGAGGACCCGGCGATCTCCGACCAGAAGAAGCAGGCCCTCTTCAAGGACTGGCAGATGCAGCAGCAGGAAGGCATCGCCCTCGATCGCGAGCGCCGCGAGTTCCTCCAGCGCAAGAACCAGGCGCTGAACGAAACCATGGTCCAGCGCATGAAGGGGATCCTCAACGAGATCCGCAAGCTGGTGGAAGAGCAGGCCAAGGGTGAAAACTACGACTACGTCTTCGACAAGTCCGGCCTCAGCACCTCCCAGGTTCCCTTCCTCCTCTACACCAAGGACGCCACCGACATCACCGCCGGCCTCCTGAAGGACCTCAACAAGGACGCTCCCCCGGAAAGCCTGAAGCCGGTGGAAGACTCGGGCAAGGCTCCGCTCACTCCGGACGCTCCTGGCGACGACAAGTAA
- a CDS encoding efflux transporter outer membrane subunit: MKPALLLPLTATLALTACKVGPNFQFSNLSGGSKWKESSVSQHARLPDDWWRLFGDAELTRLINRALSANNDLAAAKSRMDTARALVGLDRARLFPTLDLTGSAGISRQSSDSVTSNVPSAFASAIPLENQRYRSTFNLAYDPDLWGRNKRALEASSAEAEASAALVDAQRLGIAAEVARQYFLLRGLDAQESILQATLKTRRQSLDIQKSKTDAGLTDGIATSSARTELELANNDLASVQRQRGAAEHALAVLCGTTPSGFSVSHRGPSGGLPSIRAGLPADVLARRPDLRASEQKLRAANARIGVAQAAFYPNFSLSADAGFESLDVRRFLNWENRVLSLGANVAAPIFDAGTNKANYQAARSRYDEAMAAHRQTLLVALREVEDALVDLKGLAQSRRSLEAALSSARDTRRLTQERYDKGLTSYLDVVETDRTVLRVELALSQTDAQQRITLAALAKALGGGWSGK; this comes from the coding sequence ATGAAACCCGCCCTGCTCCTGCCGCTCACCGCCACGCTCGCCCTCACGGCCTGCAAGGTCGGCCCGAACTTCCAGTTTTCGAACCTCTCCGGTGGCAGCAAGTGGAAGGAGTCATCGGTTTCCCAACATGCCCGCTTGCCGGACGATTGGTGGCGGCTCTTCGGTGATGCGGAGCTCACGCGCCTGATCAACCGCGCGCTGTCGGCGAACAACGACCTCGCCGCGGCCAAGTCCCGCATGGACACCGCGCGGGCCCTGGTGGGGCTCGATCGCGCGCGGTTGTTCCCCACGCTCGACCTCACCGGTTCAGCGGGCATTTCCCGGCAGTCCTCGGACTCGGTGACCTCCAACGTCCCCTCGGCCTTCGCCTCGGCGATCCCGCTGGAGAACCAGCGCTACCGCAGCACCTTCAACCTCGCCTACGATCCGGACCTGTGGGGCCGCAACAAGCGCGCGCTGGAAGCCTCGTCCGCCGAGGCGGAAGCCAGCGCGGCCCTCGTGGACGCCCAGCGTCTCGGCATCGCCGCCGAGGTGGCGCGCCAGTATTTCCTGCTGCGCGGACTCGATGCCCAGGAAAGCATCCTCCAGGCCACGCTCAAGACCCGCCGCCAATCGCTCGACATCCAGAAGAGCAAGACCGACGCCGGACTCACCGACGGCATCGCCACCTCCAGCGCCCGCACCGAGCTGGAACTGGCGAACAACGATCTCGCCAGCGTGCAGCGCCAGCGCGGCGCGGCCGAGCATGCGCTCGCGGTACTGTGCGGCACCACGCCCTCCGGTTTCTCCGTTTCGCACCGCGGCCCCTCCGGCGGCCTGCCCTCGATTCGCGCAGGATTGCCCGCCGACGTGCTGGCGCGTCGTCCGGATCTCCGGGCTTCCGAGCAAAAACTGCGCGCGGCGAACGCCCGCATCGGCGTGGCCCAGGCCGCGTTCTATCCGAACTTCAGCCTGTCCGCGGACGCGGGCTTCGAGTCGCTGGACGTCCGGCGTTTCCTGAACTGGGAGAACCGCGTGCTGTCGCTCGGCGCGAACGTCGCCGCCCCGATCTTCGACGCGGGCACCAACAAGGCGAACTACCAGGCCGCCCGCAGCCGCTACGACGAGGCGATGGCCGCGCACCGCCAGACGTTGCTCGTCGCCCTGCGTGAGGTGGAGGACGCCCTCGTCGACCTGAAAGGCCTCGCTCAATCCCGGCGCTCGCTGGAAGCCGCGCTGTCCAGCGCCCGCGACACCCGCCGCCTGACCCAGGAACGCTACGACAAGGGGCTGACCAGCTACCTCGACGTGGTGGAAACCGACCGCACCGTGCTGCGCGTGGAGCTGGCACTCAGCCAGACCGACGCCCAGCAGCGCATCACGCTCGCCGCGCTGGCCAAGGCGCTCGGCGGCGGCTGGAGCGGCAAATGA
- a CDS encoding NUDIX hydrolase N-terminal domain-containing protein, producing the protein MTTPVSTPAPLDWIALSRELKSIAEAGLRYGENAYDRERYARILELAAAPIAAVAPEFAWPHEFGYATPKVDVRAVVFDGDRVLLVREASNGLWTLPGGWADLNLSPAENAAKEVKEEAGLDVAVEKLIACWDKDKQGHPKQPEHVYKLVFLCRKTGGELATSHETDAVEFFPLDQLPDLCPHRAARHYIDLARQHVATPGLPTAFD; encoded by the coding sequence ATGACCACGCCTGTTTCCACACCCGCGCCGCTCGATTGGATCGCGCTGAGCCGCGAGCTGAAATCAATCGCGGAGGCGGGCCTGCGTTATGGCGAGAACGCCTACGACCGTGAGCGCTACGCGCGCATCCTGGAACTCGCCGCCGCGCCCATCGCCGCGGTGGCCCCGGAATTTGCGTGGCCGCATGAGTTCGGCTACGCCACGCCGAAGGTCGACGTGCGCGCGGTGGTGTTCGATGGCGACCGGGTGCTGCTCGTCCGCGAGGCGTCCAACGGCCTGTGGACCCTGCCTGGCGGCTGGGCCGATCTCAACCTGAGCCCGGCCGAAAACGCCGCGAAGGAGGTGAAGGAGGAGGCCGGTCTCGACGTGGCGGTGGAGAAACTCATCGCCTGCTGGGACAAGGACAAGCAGGGTCACCCGAAGCAGCCGGAGCACGTTTACAAACTCGTGTTCCTGTGCCGGAAGACCGGCGGCGAGCTGGCGACCAGCCACGAGACCGACGCGGTGGAATTCTTCCCGCTCGACCAGCTCCCGGACCTCTGCCCGCACCGTGCCGCCCGCCACTACATCGACCTCGCCCGCCAGCACGTGGCCACACCGGGTCTCCCCACCGCCTTCGATTGA
- a CDS encoding class I SAM-dependent methyltransferase has translation MNTPLTQKSTTTEIRERFDQDVERFSNLETGQSATMDAPLVLELVAKTAALHLAPGAAVLDLGCGAGNFTLRVMQEVGPLASHLVDLSQPMLERAKQRVMAAGAVSVETTASDLRDLVFEENSFDCILAGAVLHHLREDSDWHDVFTKLHRWLKPGGRLYVADLVDFDSPEVRALMWDRYGDYLEGLGGADYRAKVLAYIDKEDSPRSLPFQLELLKACGFSGYDVLHRISVFACYFGTK, from the coding sequence ATGAACACGCCCCTCACGCAGAAGTCCACCACCACCGAGATCCGCGAACGCTTCGACCAGGACGTCGAGCGTTTCAGCAATCTCGAAACCGGCCAGTCCGCTACCATGGACGCGCCGCTGGTGCTGGAGCTGGTCGCGAAAACCGCCGCGCTCCACCTCGCGCCCGGAGCCGCGGTCCTCGACCTCGGCTGCGGTGCCGGGAACTTCACCCTGCGGGTGATGCAGGAGGTCGGCCCGCTGGCCAGCCACCTCGTCGACCTCAGCCAGCCGATGCTGGAGCGCGCGAAACAACGGGTGATGGCCGCCGGGGCCGTGTCGGTGGAAACCACCGCGTCCGACCTGCGCGACCTGGTGTTCGAGGAGAACTCGTTCGACTGCATCCTGGCGGGGGCAGTCCTCCATCATCTGCGCGAGGACTCCGATTGGCACGACGTGTTCACGAAACTCCACCGCTGGTTGAAACCGGGCGGGCGCCTCTACGTCGCGGACCTGGTGGACTTCGACTCGCCGGAGGTTCGCGCGCTGATGTGGGATCGCTACGGGGACTATCTCGAAGGCCTCGGCGGCGCGGACTATCGCGCGAAGGTGCTCGCCTACATCGACAAGGAGGACTCACCGCGCTCGCTGCCGTTCCAGTTGGAGCTGCTCAAAGCCTGCGGTTTCTCCGGCTACGACGTGCTCCACCGCATCAGCGTCTTCGCCTGCTATTTCGGCACGAAGTGA
- a CDS encoding efflux RND transporter periplasmic adaptor subunit has product MNFLSKLIRYGTLAGAAFGVWMIVMVSKTQAAKEMPPAGDPPIAPPNKPFTHAVAATGILEALSENVAIGVPVPGLVTKVHVKVNDAVKKDQPLFMIDDRDLRAEELSTKAQREIARAQIDVSEAQLKKTESQLARLEAVSDPRAVSKDDLENRRQDVLVARAQVAAAQAQLASNDTALQRIALLIERLTVRSPRDGNVLQVNVRSGEYAATSPKSAAMIIGDIDRLQIRADVDEQNAIRIRPGQKAIGYLKGDPSVTFPLEYLRVEPYVIPKVSLTGASTERVDTRVLQVIYSLKRPENPPLYVGQQVDVFIEAPEK; this is encoded by the coding sequence ATGAACTTTCTCTCCAAACTCATCCGCTACGGCACGCTGGCCGGGGCCGCATTCGGCGTCTGGATGATCGTGATGGTTTCCAAGACCCAGGCGGCGAAGGAAATGCCGCCCGCAGGGGATCCGCCGATCGCGCCGCCCAACAAGCCCTTCACCCATGCGGTGGCCGCCACCGGCATCCTGGAAGCACTCAGCGAGAACGTCGCCATCGGCGTGCCGGTGCCGGGACTGGTCACCAAAGTCCACGTGAAGGTCAACGATGCGGTGAAGAAGGACCAGCCGCTGTTCATGATCGACGACCGCGACCTGCGCGCGGAGGAGCTTTCCACCAAGGCCCAGCGCGAGATCGCCCGCGCCCAGATCGACGTTTCCGAAGCCCAGCTCAAGAAGACCGAAAGCCAGCTCGCCCGGCTGGAGGCGGTCAGCGATCCGCGGGCCGTCAGCAAGGATGACCTGGAGAACCGCCGCCAGGACGTGCTCGTCGCCCGCGCGCAAGTGGCCGCGGCGCAGGCTCAGCTCGCCTCGAACGACACCGCGCTGCAGAGGATCGCCCTGCTCATCGAACGCCTCACCGTGCGCTCGCCACGCGATGGCAATGTCCTCCAGGTGAACGTGCGCTCCGGCGAATACGCCGCCACTTCGCCCAAGTCCGCGGCGATGATCATCGGCGACATCGACCGCCTCCAGATCCGCGCCGACGTGGACGAGCAGAACGCCATCCGCATCCGCCCCGGCCAGAAGGCCATCGGCTACCTCAAGGGCGACCCGAGCGTGACCTTCCCGCTCGAATACCTGCGGGTGGAGCCCTATGTGATCCCAAAAGTGTCGCTCACCGGTGCCAGCACCGAACGGGTGGACACCCGCGTGCTGCAGGTGATCTATTCGCTCAAGCGCCCGGAAAACCCGCCGCTCTATGTCGGCCAGCAAGTCGACGTCTTCATCGAAGCCCCGGAAAAATGA